In Quercus lobata isolate SW786 chromosome 12, ValleyOak3.0 Primary Assembly, whole genome shotgun sequence, a genomic segment contains:
- the LOC115970155 gene encoding uncharacterized protein LOC115970155, giving the protein MAQVYVDDIIFGSTNDELAHSFSKLMQTKFEMSMIGKLTHFLGLQIRQQNSGIFLSQSKYAKNLVKRSVRGSLLYLIASRPDISYSVGVCARYQANSKESHMTTLKRIIKYVKTTTDFGVWYSKDKNDVLVGYSDADWAVNADDRKSTSGGCFYVGNNFVS; this is encoded by the exons ATGgctcaagtctatgttgatgatatcatctttggATCTACGAATGATGAACTTGCTCATAGcttctcaaaactcatgcaaACCAAgttcgagatgagcatgattggaaAGCTAACTCACTTCCTTGGATTGCAGATTCGTCAACAAAATTCAGGTATATTTCTATCTCAGTCTAAATATGCTAAGAACCTTGTGAAAAG AAGCGTGAGAGGTAGCCTACTTTACCTTATTGCTAGTAGACCtgacattagttacagtgtgggtgtgtgtgctagatatcaggctAATTCCAAAGAATCTCATATGACtactttaaaaagaataataaagtatgtcaaaaccactaCCGACTTTGGTGTGTGGTATAGCAAAGACAAAAATGATGTCTTAGTTGGGTATTCTGACGCTGATTGGGCTGtgaatgctgatgatagaaagagtacatCAGGAGgttgtttttatgtgggtaATAATTTTGTCTCCTga